One window from the genome of Alnus glutinosa chromosome 13, dhAlnGlut1.1, whole genome shotgun sequence encodes:
- the LOC133854669 gene encoding protein P21-like produces MNLSKNRSIFFFIFITLCFSLSHAARFDITNNCPFTVWAGAVPGGGRQLNQGQTWSLDVNAGTKGARIWPRTGCNFDGSGRGKCQTGDCGGLLQCQAYGVPPNTLAEYALNQFNNLDFFDISLIDGFNVAMEFSPTSNGCTRGIRCTADINGQCPNQLRATDGCNNPCTVFKTDEYCCNSGSCGPTDYSRFFKTRCPDAYSYPKDDQTSTFTCPGGTNYKVVFCP; encoded by the coding sequence ATGAATCTCTCCAAAAATAgatccattttcttcttcattttcatcACTCTCTGCTTCAGTCTTTCCCATGCAGCAAGATTTGACATAACCAACAACTGCCCCTTCACAGTTTGGGCGGGGGCAGTACCTGGTGGCGGCAGGCAGCTCAACCAAGGCCAAACATGGAGCCTTGATGTTAATGCCGGCACTAAAGGAGCTCGCATTTGGCCTCGAACAGGGTGCAATTTTGACGGTTCTGGACGTGGCAAATGCCAGACCGGTGACTGCGGCGGGCTTCTCCAATGCCAAGCCTATGGTGTACCCCCAAACACCCTTGCCGAATATGCATTGAACCAATTTAACAACTTGGACTTCTTCGATATCTCTCTTATTGATGGGTTTAATGTTGCTATGGAATTTAGCCCCACGTCTAATGGGTGCACCCGTGGTATAAGATGTACTGCTGATATCAACGGGCAGTGCCCCAATCAGTTGAGGGCGACTGACGGCTGTAACAATCCATGTACGGTGTTCAAAACCGATGAATATTGTTGCAATTCTGGAAGCTGTGGACCTACCGATTATTCCAGATTTTTTAAGACTCGCTGCCCAGATGCTTATAGTTACCCTAAGGATGACCAAACAAGCACATTCACGTGCCCCGGTGGGACTAACTACAAGGTTGTCTTCTGCCCTTGA